A genomic stretch from Silurus meridionalis isolate SWU-2019-XX chromosome 1, ASM1480568v1, whole genome shotgun sequence includes:
- the LOC124387485 gene encoding polymeric immunoglobulin receptor-like isoform X5, giving the protein MKILLLIFTFCLISDGGDSKEVTEYSGRDVLFRCKYDTEYTQNPKYFCKGSSPGCSDLIKTEDKNMWVTSGRFSLFDDTKLAEFWVMIKQLTVEDTGTYQCGVDISREMDIYTPVELKVKEDGGASKEVTGYSGGGVLIKCKYNTGYKENIKYFCKGSSPGCSDQIKTGVKNLWVSSGRFSLFDDTKSAEFRVMIREITVEDTGTYQCGVDISFGKDIYTPVELKVKEDGGASKEVTGYSGGGVLIKCKYNTGYKENIKYFCKGSSPGCSDQIKTGVKNLWVSSGRFSLFDDTKSAEFRVMIREITVEDTGTYQCGVDISFGKDIYTPVELKVKEDGGASKEVTGYSGGGVLIKCKYNTKYKGNLKYFCKGSWPGCSDLIKTGDTNMWVTSGRFSLFDDTKSAEITVMIREITVEDTGTYQCGVDKSWGNIYTQVELKVKEDLSYEKSISKTVHVGGDLNISCKYPQSLRNHAKFLCKGLQPAACVYSESVTESRKDVNVGKFSLYDDKTEQIFTVSIRNVIEQDSGEYWCGAEADWTSDHGYKVYFTQISLTVTDGGASKEVTGYSGSEILIKCKYDTEYTQNLKKFCKGSSPGCFDLIKTGDKNMWVTSGRFSLFDDTKSAEFSVMIRELTVEDTGTYHCGVHKSWGNDIYTPVELKVKEDLSYEKSISKTVHVGGDLKISCKYPESLRNHAKFLCKGLQPAACVYSESVTESRKDINVGKFHLYDDRTEQIFTVSIRNVSKQDSGEYWCGAEAAWTSDHGYNVYFTQISLTVTDGGDSKEVRGYLGGEVLIKCQYDTEYTQNLKKFCNGSSPGCSDLIKTRDKNKWVTSGRFSLFDDTKSAEISVMIRELTVEDTGTYQCGVYKYWGMDIHIPVDLKVQEDLSYEKSISKTVHVGGNLTISCKYPQSLTSDPKFLCKRMHPAACVYKESVTESRKDVNFGKFFLYDDRTEQIFTVSIRNVAKTDSGEYWCGAEAAWTSDHGYKVYFTQISLTVTGEFVET; this is encoded by the exons ATGAagatcctcctcctcatcttcaccTTCTGCCTGATCTCAG ATGGAGGAGACTCCAAGGAAGTAACAGAATATTCAGGACGTGACGTCCTTTTCAGGTGCAAGTATGATACAGAATACACACAAAACCCAAAATATTTCTGTAAGGGTTCATCGCCAGGCTGTTCTGATCTAATCAAGACAGAAGATAAAAACATGTGGGTAACTTCAGGAAGATTCTCACTGTTTGATGACACCAAATTAGCAGAGTTCTGGGTGATGATCAAACAGCTCACTGTAGAGGACACTGGGACGTATCAGTGTGGAGTTGATATATCTCGGGAAatggacatttacacaccaGTGGAACTAAAAGTAAAGGAAG ATGGAGGAGCCTCCAAGGAAGTAACAGGATATTCAGGAGGAGGAGTCCTTATCAAGTGCAAGTATAATACAGGAtacaaagaaaacataaaatatttctgtaaggGTTCATCGCCAGGCTGTTCTGACCAAATAAAGACAGGAGTTAAAAACCTGTGGGTATCTTCAGGAAGATTCTCACTGTTTGATGACACCAAATCAGCAGAGTTCAGGGTGATGATCAGAGAGATCACTGTAGAGGACACTGGGACGTATCAGTGTGGAGTTGATATATCTTTTGGAAAGGACATTTACACACCAGTGGAACTAAAAGTGAAGGAAG ATGGAGGAGCCTCCAAGGAAGTAACAGGATATTCAGGAGGAGGAGTCCTTATCAAGTGCAAGTATAATACAGGAtacaaagaaaacataaaatatttctgtaaggGTTCATCGCCAGGCTGTTCTGACCAAATAAAGACAGGAGTTAAAAACCTGTGGGTATCTTCAGGAAGATTCTCACTGTTTGATGACACCAAATCAGCAGAGTTCAGGGTGATGATCAGAGAGATCACTGTAGAGGACACTGGGACGTATCAGTGTGGAGTTGATATATCTTTTGGAAAGGACATTTACACACCAGTGGAACTAAAAGTGAAGGAAG ATGGAGGAGCCTCCAAGGAAGTAACAGGGTATTCAGGAGGAGGAGTCCTTATCAAGTGCAagtataatacaaaatacaaaggaaacctaaaatatttctgtaaggGTTCATGGCCAGGCTGTTCTGATCTAATAAAGACAGGAGATACAAACATGTGGGTAACTTCAGGAAGATTCTCACTGTTTGATGACACCAAATCAGCAGAGATCACGGTGATGATCAGAGAGATCACTGTAGAGGACACTGGGACGTATCAGTGTGGAGTTGATAAATCTTGgggaaacatttacacacaagtGGAACTAAAAGTAAAGGAAG ATTTATCCTATGAGAAGTCCATCAGTAAGACTGTCCATGTAGGAGGAGATTTAAACATCAGCTGTAAATACCCACAATCGCTCAGGAATCACGCCAAGTTTCTCTGCAAGGGGCTTCAACCTGCTGCTTGTGTTTACAGTGAATCTGTTACAGAAAGTAGAAAAGATGTAAATGTGGGAAAATTCTCCCTGTATGAtgacaaaacagaacaaatcttCACTGTGAGTATTAGAAATGTAATTGAGCAGGATTCTGGTGAATACTGGTGTGGAGCAGAAGCAGACTGGACATCTGATCATGGATACAAAGTTTATTTCACACAGATCAGCCTGACAGTTACTG ATGGAGGAGCCTCCAAAGAAGTAACAGGATATTCAGGAAGTGAAATCCTTATCAAGTGCAAGTATGATACAGAATACACACAAAACCTAAAGAAATTCTGTAAGGGTTCATCGCCAGGCTGTTTTGATCTAATAAAGACAGGAGATAAAAACATGTGGGTAACATCAGGAAGATTCTCACTGTTTGATGACACCAAATCAGCAGAGTTCAGCGTGATGATCAGAGAGCTCACTGTAGAGGACACTGGGACGTATCATTGTGGAGTTCATAAATCTTGGGGAAATGACATTTACACACCAGTGGAACTAAAAGTAAAGGAAG ATTTGTCCTATGAGAAGTCCATCAGTAAGACTGTCCATGTAGGAGGAGATTTGAAAATCAGCTGTAAATACCCAGAATCCCTCAGGAATCACGCCAAGTTTCTTTGTAAGGGGCTTCAACCTGCTGCTTGTGTTTATAGTGAATCTGTTACAGAAAGTAGAAAAGATATAAATGTGGGGAAATTCCACCTGTATGatgacagaacagaacaaatctTCACTGTGAGTATTAGAAATGTATCTAAGCAGGATTCTGGTGAATACTGGTGTGGAGCTGAAGCAGCCTGGACATCTGATCATGGATACAACGTTTATTTCACACAGATCAGCCTGACAGTTACTG ATGGAGGAGACTCCAAGGAAGTAAGAGGATATTTAGGAGGTGAAGTCCTTATCAAGTGCCAGTATGATACAGAATACACACAAAACCTCAAGAAATTCTGTAATGGTTCATCGCCAGGCTGTTCTGATCTAATAAAGACAAGAGACAAAAACAAGTGGGTAACTTCAGGAAGATTCTCACTGTTTGATGACACCAAATCAGCAGAGATCAGCGTGATGATCAGAGAGCTCACTGTAGAGGACACTGGGACGTATCAGTGTGGAGTTTATAAATATTGGGGAATGGACATTCACATACCTGTGGATCTGAAGGTGCAGGAAG ATCTTTCCTATGAGAAGTCCATCAGTAAGACTGTCCATGTAGGAGGAAATTTGACCATCAGCTGTAAATACCCACAATCCCTCACGAGTGACCCCAAGTTTCTCTGCAAGAGAATGCACCCTGCTGCTTGTGTTTATAAAGAATCTGTTACAGAAAGTAGAAAAGATGTAAATTTTGGAAAATTCTTCCTGTATGatgacagaacagaacaaatctTCACTGTGAGTATTAGAAATGTAGCTAAAACAGACTCTGGTGAATACTGGTGTGGAGCTGAAGCAGCCTGGACATCTGATCATGGATATAAGGTTTATTTTACACAGATCAGCCTGACAGTTACTGGTGAGTTTGTAGAGACATGA
- the LOC124387715 gene encoding CMRF35-like molecule 8 isoform X2, whose product MKEPLKKLQDIQEEESLSSANLSYEKSISKIGYIGRDLDIICKYPQSVRSKPKFLCRIKPQSSDCYYKESVKESRKTLNVGKFSLYDDRAKQQLSVSFRNVNKLDSGEYWCGAESVSKSDHGYNVYFTQISLNITEPQIPVSTSMSPKSTSSLTSSSSSSLLSKPTPLASAGFPAFTMITVSVVLLLLLIGISILNVILKKRCTMPEGAVFVQDLQNNHVAPLDVCHYEDINNIRRLHAPNPGASTVYSFTKFSIIPCDSSQTVYVNMLSHTGSHESISATPQLSKDLFDEDIYSTAQLPTCLSDTSVD is encoded by the exons ATGAAGGAGCCTCTGAAGAAGTTACAGGATATTCAGGAGGAGGAGTCCTTATCAAGTGCAA ATCTGTCCTATGAGAAGTCTATCAGTAAGATTGGTTATATTGGCAGAGATTTGGACATCATCTGTAAATACCCACAATCCGTCAGAAGTAAGCCCAAGTTTCTCTGCAGGATAAAGCCGCAAAGTTCTGATTGCTATTATAAAGAATCTGTTAAAGAAAGTAGAAAAACTTTAAATGTAGGGAAATTTTCCCTGTATGACGACAGAGCAAAACAACAACTCAGTGTGAGTTTTAGGAATGTAAATAAACTGGACTCTGGTGAATACTGGTGTGGAGCTGAATCAGTGTCGAAATCGGATCATGGATACAATGTTTATTTCACACAAATCAGCCTGAATATTACTG AACCACAAATCCCAGTTTCAACCTCAATGTCACCAAAATCTACATCTTCATTAacttcatcatcctcctcatcattatTATCTAAACCTACTCCTTTAGCTTCAGCAG GGTTTCCAGCTTTTACTATGATCACTGTGTCTGTAgttctgctgctgcttctgaTTGGAATTTCAATACTCAATGTGATTCTAAAAAAGAGATGCACGATGCCAG aaggTGCAGTTTTTGTCCAAGATTTACAAAACAACCATGTG GCTCCTCTTGATGTCTGTCATTATGAGGATATCAACAACATCAGGCGACTTCATGCTCCTAACCCTGGAGCTTCCACAGTTTACTCTTTTACAAAATTTTCCATAATCCCCTGTGATTCTTCTCAAACTGTTTATGTCAATATGTTGTCACACACAGGTTCCCATGAGTCGATTTCTGCTACTCCACAATTATCCAAAGACCTCTTTGATGAGGATATCTACTCCACAGCTCAGTTACCCACATGCCTCTCTGATACTTCAGTTGATTGA
- the LOC124387715 gene encoding polymeric immunoglobulin receptor-like isoform X1, which translates to MKILLIFTICLISDEGASEEVTGYSGGGVLIKCKYDAEYSQKQKIFCKGSWPNCTVQVKTRAKGYQLTGRFSLFDDTKSAEIRVMMRELTVEDAGTYHCGVIIRFRNSSYKLLSVELKVKEDLSYEKSISKIGYIGRDLDIICKYPQSVRSKPKFLCRIKPQSSDCYYKESVKESRKTLNVGKFSLYDDRAKQQLSVSFRNVNKLDSGEYWCGAESVSKSDHGYNVYFTQISLNITEPQIPVSTSMSPKSTSSLTSSSSSSLLSKPTPLASAGFPAFTMITVSVVLLLLLIGISILNVILKKRCTMPEGAVFVQDLQNNHVAPLDVCHYEDINNIRRLHAPNPGASTVYSFTKFSIIPCDSSQTVYVNMLSHTGSHESISATPQLSKDLFDEDIYSTAQLPTCLSDTSVD; encoded by the exons ATGAAGATCCTCCTAATCTTCACCATCTGCCTGATCTCAG ATGAAGGAGCCTCTGAAGAAGTTACAGGATATTCAGGAGGAGGAGTCCTTATCAAGTGCAAGTATGATGCAGAATAttcacaaaagcaaaaaattttCTGTAAGGGTTCATGGCCAAACTGTACTGTCCAAGTAAAGACAAGAGCTAAAGGTTATCAGTTAACTGGAAGATTCTCACTGTTTGATGACACCAAATCAGCAGAGATCAGAGTGATGATGAGAGAGCTTACCGTAGAGGACGCTGGGACGTACCACTGTGGAGTTATTATACGATTTCGGAACAGTAGTTATAAGTTGTTGTCAGTTGAATTAAAGGTAAAAGAAG ATCTGTCCTATGAGAAGTCTATCAGTAAGATTGGTTATATTGGCAGAGATTTGGACATCATCTGTAAATACCCACAATCCGTCAGAAGTAAGCCCAAGTTTCTCTGCAGGATAAAGCCGCAAAGTTCTGATTGCTATTATAAAGAATCTGTTAAAGAAAGTAGAAAAACTTTAAATGTAGGGAAATTTTCCCTGTATGACGACAGAGCAAAACAACAACTCAGTGTGAGTTTTAGGAATGTAAATAAACTGGACTCTGGTGAATACTGGTGTGGAGCTGAATCAGTGTCGAAATCGGATCATGGATACAATGTTTATTTCACACAAATCAGCCTGAATATTACTG AACCACAAATCCCAGTTTCAACCTCAATGTCACCAAAATCTACATCTTCATTAacttcatcatcctcctcatcattatTATCTAAACCTACTCCTTTAGCTTCAGCAG GGTTTCCAGCTTTTACTATGATCACTGTGTCTGTAgttctgctgctgcttctgaTTGGAATTTCAATACTCAATGTGATTCTAAAAAAGAGATGCACGATGCCAG aaggTGCAGTTTTTGTCCAAGATTTACAAAACAACCATGTG GCTCCTCTTGATGTCTGTCATTATGAGGATATCAACAACATCAGGCGACTTCATGCTCCTAACCCTGGAGCTTCCACAGTTTACTCTTTTACAAAATTTTCCATAATCCCCTGTGATTCTTCTCAAACTGTTTATGTCAATATGTTGTCACACACAGGTTCCCATGAGTCGATTTCTGCTACTCCACAATTATCCAAAGACCTCTTTGATGAGGATATCTACTCCACAGCTCAGTTACCCACATGCCTCTCTGATACTTCAGTTGATTGA
- the LOC124387768 gene encoding uncharacterized protein LOC124387768 isoform X1, with product MILLLIFILCMISDGGASKEVTGYSGGRVIIKCKYDTEYTQNLNYFCKDSWSNCSVATEDINKWVHFWGRFLLFDDTKSAEIRVMIRELSEEDPGKYQCGFVKSWGTNICTPVKLDMQQDVQEVLSKCVQAGEDLEFSCKYTKKIKKVCKFICTMQQEHSCSSILSGQLSSHNDTEGLALSVSIEKLHDQDSGKYWGGAEGFFTIIILAVDESLSSPTAVETSSVLPSTNPAPTSTEGLLTLIVVSVLVMLFLIGISVHSLILQIGHRIKAGKTFSAKTSANGSGNNQKRPLHDPAPNIYSNTILHKSPSDSATCIYFIADPPKIPPDQDIYYNV from the exons AtgatcctcctcctcatcttcatcctctgCATGATCTCAG ATGGAGGAGCATCCAAGGAAGTAACAGGATATTCAGGAGGAAGAGTAATAATCAAGTGCAAGTATGATACAGAATACACACAAAACCTAAATTATTTCTGCAAGGATTCATGGTCAAACTGTTCTGTAGCGACTGAAGATATAAACAAGTGGGTACATTTCTGGGGAAGATTTTTACTGTTTGATGACACAAAATCAGCAGAGATCAGGGTGATGATCAGAGAGCTCTCTGAAGAGGACCCTGGAAAATACCAATGTGGATTTGTTAAGAGTTGGGGGACAAACATTTGCACACCTGTGAAACTGGATATGCAACAGGATGTGCAGGAAG TTCTCAGTAAGTGTGTCCAAGCAGGAGAAGATTTGGAATTTAGttgtaaatacacaaaaaaaatcaagaaagtGTGCAAGTTTATTTGCACGATGCAACAAGAACATTCTTGTTCTTCTATATTATCTGGTCAGTTATCTTCGCATAATGACACAGAAGGATTGGCCCTCAGTGTGAGTATTGAAAAATTACATGATCAGGACTCTGGTAAATACTGGGGTGGAGCTGAGGGTTTTTTCACCATAATCATCCTGGCAGTTGATG aatcattatcatcaccaacAGCAGTGGAAACATCCTCCGTCTTACCATCAACTAACCCTGCTCCAACTTCTACTGAAG gactTCTCACTTTGATCGTTGTGTCTGTACTTGTGATGCTGTTTTTGATTGGAATATCAGTCCACAGTCTGATTCTTCAAATAGGACACAGGATTAAAG CAGGTAAAACCTTTTCTGCCAAGACTTCTGCCAACGGCTCAGGAAACAACCAAAAG AGACCTTTGCATGATCCTGCTCCAAATATTTATTCCAACACAATTTTACATAAATCCCCCTCTGATTCTgctacatgtatttattttattgctgacCCTCCCAAAATCCCTCCTGATCAGGACATCTATTACAATGTTTAG
- the LOC124387768 gene encoding uncharacterized protein LOC124387768 isoform X2, with translation MILLLIFILCMISDGGASKEVTGYSGGRVIIKCKYDTEYTQNLNYFCKDSWSNCSVATEDINKWVHFWGRFLLFDDTKSAEIRVMIRELSEEDPGKYQCGFVKSWGTNICTPVKLDMQQDVQEVLSKCVQAGEDLEFSCKYTKKIKKVCKFICTMQQEHSCSSILSGQLSSHNDTEGLALSVSIEKLHDQDSGKYWGGAEGFFTIIILAVDESLSSPTAVETSSVLPSTNPAPTSTEGLLTLIVVSVLVMLFLIGISVHSLILQIGHRIKGKTFSAKTSANGSGNNQKRPLHDPAPNIYSNTILHKSPSDSATCIYFIADPPKIPPDQDIYYNV, from the exons AtgatcctcctcctcatcttcatcctctgCATGATCTCAG ATGGAGGAGCATCCAAGGAAGTAACAGGATATTCAGGAGGAAGAGTAATAATCAAGTGCAAGTATGATACAGAATACACACAAAACCTAAATTATTTCTGCAAGGATTCATGGTCAAACTGTTCTGTAGCGACTGAAGATATAAACAAGTGGGTACATTTCTGGGGAAGATTTTTACTGTTTGATGACACAAAATCAGCAGAGATCAGGGTGATGATCAGAGAGCTCTCTGAAGAGGACCCTGGAAAATACCAATGTGGATTTGTTAAGAGTTGGGGGACAAACATTTGCACACCTGTGAAACTGGATATGCAACAGGATGTGCAGGAAG TTCTCAGTAAGTGTGTCCAAGCAGGAGAAGATTTGGAATTTAGttgtaaatacacaaaaaaaatcaagaaagtGTGCAAGTTTATTTGCACGATGCAACAAGAACATTCTTGTTCTTCTATATTATCTGGTCAGTTATCTTCGCATAATGACACAGAAGGATTGGCCCTCAGTGTGAGTATTGAAAAATTACATGATCAGGACTCTGGTAAATACTGGGGTGGAGCTGAGGGTTTTTTCACCATAATCATCCTGGCAGTTGATG aatcattatcatcaccaacAGCAGTGGAAACATCCTCCGTCTTACCATCAACTAACCCTGCTCCAACTTCTACTGAAG gactTCTCACTTTGATCGTTGTGTCTGTACTTGTGATGCTGTTTTTGATTGGAATATCAGTCCACAGTCTGATTCTTCAAATAGGACACAGGATTAAAG GTAAAACCTTTTCTGCCAAGACTTCTGCCAACGGCTCAGGAAACAACCAAAAG AGACCTTTGCATGATCCTGCTCCAAATATTTATTCCAACACAATTTTACATAAATCCCCCTCTGATTCTgctacatgtatttattttattgctgacCCTCCCAAAATCCCTCCTGATCAGGACATCTATTACAATGTTTAG